The following are encoded together in the Xanthomonas vesicatoria ATCC 35937 genome:
- a CDS encoding WxcM-like domain-containing protein codes for MSHFVHPNALCESDTIGEGTRVWAFAHVLPGARLGRDCNICDGVFIESDVVVGDRVTVKCGVQLWDGVRLGDDVFIGPNATFTNDLFPRSRVYPEKFLGTVVESGASIGANATILAGTTIGSGAMIGAGAVVTRSVPPNAIVVGNPARIVGYVSDKDASKTSPLPTAQGITDTVVPGVKLYQMPSFADMRGSLSVGDFDSFLPFNARRYFLVYGVPTQETRGEHAHKRCHQFLICVSGSVRVLADDGARRIDVELNSPNQGIHLPPMIWGTQYKYSKDAVLLVFASEPYDTDEYIRDYASFKSLANAGG; via the coding sequence GTGAGTCATTTCGTGCATCCCAATGCCCTTTGCGAAAGCGACACCATCGGCGAGGGTACCCGCGTCTGGGCATTTGCCCACGTGCTGCCAGGCGCTCGCCTTGGTCGTGACTGCAACATCTGCGACGGCGTCTTCATCGAATCTGATGTTGTCGTCGGGGATCGGGTGACTGTCAAATGCGGAGTGCAGTTGTGGGATGGCGTGCGTCTAGGCGACGACGTTTTCATTGGGCCAAATGCCACCTTCACCAACGATCTATTTCCACGCAGCCGGGTGTATCCCGAGAAATTCCTCGGCACCGTCGTGGAATCAGGCGCTTCGATTGGCGCCAATGCGACAATCCTGGCCGGCACCACCATCGGCAGCGGCGCGATGATCGGAGCAGGTGCAGTGGTCACTCGCTCGGTGCCACCCAATGCCATCGTGGTTGGCAATCCTGCGCGCATCGTGGGTTACGTGTCCGACAAAGATGCGAGCAAGACGTCCCCACTGCCCACTGCCCAGGGAATCACCGACACAGTCGTTCCCGGCGTCAAGCTTTACCAGATGCCCAGTTTTGCCGACATGCGTGGATCTCTGTCGGTCGGCGACTTCGACAGCTTCCTGCCCTTTAATGCGCGGCGGTACTTTCTTGTCTACGGCGTACCCACACAGGAGACCCGTGGCGAGCATGCGCACAAACGCTGCCATCAGTTTCTGATCTGTGTGTCTGGCTCGGTCAGGGTTCTTGCAGACGACGGCGCACGCCGCATCGACGTCGAGCTCAACTCGCCGAACCAGGGCATCCATCTGCCGCCGATGATCTGGGGTACACAGTACAAGTACTCCAAAGACGCCGTGCTGCTGGTGTTTGCGTCCGAGCCCTACGACACCGATGAGTACATTCGCGATTACGCGTCCTTCAAGAGTCTGGCGAATGCGGGCGGATGA
- a CDS encoding glycosyltransferase family 2 protein, with protein sequence MQPVLSEVQSPSLSLVVPIYGNEGSIDELLQAVDSIARSVEGKFEAIFVVDGSPDRSYALLRDKLPGCAFSAQLATLTRNFGAFPAIRTGLQLSRGDLTAVMAADLQEPPQLVIDFWQRYASERYDVAFGVREARSDPAASKLASTLFWATYRRMVIKDIPKGGVDIFAVSRGFLERLLLLNEAHSSLLAQLFWLGGKREFVSYQRRERKHGKSAWTLSKKLRYLSDSVFAFTDLPVRMLTALGLIALAFTTLLGALVLAAKFSGLVAVPGYTLTILTILFFGALNSLGLGIVGTYAWHAFENTKARPLSIMQSVENFEKD encoded by the coding sequence ATGCAACCGGTTCTGAGCGAGGTGCAGTCGCCTTCCCTTAGCCTGGTTGTTCCGATCTACGGCAATGAGGGCTCGATTGACGAGCTCCTGCAAGCTGTCGATTCGATCGCTCGTAGCGTCGAGGGGAAGTTTGAAGCCATTTTCGTGGTGGACGGCAGTCCCGATCGCAGCTACGCCTTGCTGCGCGACAAGTTGCCTGGCTGCGCCTTTAGTGCGCAGCTGGCGACCTTGACCCGAAATTTCGGCGCGTTCCCGGCGATCCGCACCGGCTTGCAGCTCAGCCGCGGCGATTTGACCGCGGTGATGGCCGCTGATCTGCAAGAACCGCCTCAGTTGGTCATCGATTTCTGGCAGCGCTACGCCAGCGAGCGGTACGACGTCGCCTTCGGCGTACGCGAAGCGCGCAGCGATCCGGCCGCCTCGAAGCTGGCGTCAACCTTGTTCTGGGCGACCTATCGGCGCATGGTCATCAAGGACATTCCAAAGGGTGGCGTGGATATCTTCGCTGTCAGCCGCGGCTTCCTGGAACGGCTGTTGCTGTTGAACGAAGCCCATTCCAGCCTGCTTGCGCAACTATTCTGGCTGGGCGGCAAGCGCGAATTTGTCAGTTATCAGCGGCGCGAGCGGAAGCATGGCAAGAGCGCCTGGACCTTGAGCAAGAAACTGCGGTATCTGTCCGATAGCGTTTTTGCTTTCACCGACCTGCCGGTCCGCATGCTGACGGCGCTGGGCCTGATCGCGCTGGCATTTACCACGTTGCTCGGTGCCTTGGTGCTAGCCGCGAAGTTTTCTGGACTCGTCGCAGTGCCGGGCTACACCCTGACCATCTTGACCATTCTCTTTTTCGGCGCACTCAATTCGTTGGGCCTGGGTATCGTGGGTACCTACGCCTGGCATGCGTTCGAAAATACCAAAGCGCGGCCCCTATCGATCATGCAGTCGGTCGAAAACTTCGAAAAGGATTAA
- a CDS encoding DegT/DnrJ/EryC1/StrS family aminotransferase gives MDALIPVNSLSRHIAPVQDALSQIASTIVASGYYVLGPNVKAFEHEFASYCGSRHCVSVANGTDALELSLKALGIGPGDTVAVVANAAMYGTSAVLACGASPVFVDTGAGTGLMSVPALEAVLVVDSAPAAVIVTHLYGQLADIEAIVALCQPRGIKVVEDCAQAHGAERNGHRAGSFGDIASFSFYPTKNLGALGDGGAIVTNDDQLAARAAQLRQYGWTAKYTNTLRGGRNSRLDELQAAMLRHMLPLLDGWNQRRRDIANRYARGLSNPKIEVGGMVGAENVAHLYVVRSDDREQLRAHLQAAGVQTEVHYPLCDHRQPCHEGAFDSVVLPNTEADAARVTTLPCFPELTDEEVDRVVEACNRF, from the coding sequence ATGGACGCCCTGATTCCCGTCAACTCGTTGTCCCGCCACATTGCGCCCGTACAGGATGCACTTTCCCAGATCGCAAGCACGATCGTCGCGAGTGGTTACTATGTGCTCGGTCCGAACGTGAAGGCTTTTGAGCACGAATTCGCCAGCTACTGCGGAAGCCGTCACTGCGTCAGCGTTGCCAACGGGACCGACGCCCTTGAGCTCTCCCTGAAGGCGCTGGGCATCGGCCCGGGGGATACGGTGGCCGTTGTTGCCAATGCGGCGATGTACGGCACCAGCGCGGTCCTGGCCTGTGGCGCTTCACCAGTTTTTGTCGATACAGGCGCGGGGACGGGGCTAATGTCCGTACCTGCGCTGGAAGCGGTGCTCGTTGTCGACAGCGCGCCGGCAGCCGTGATCGTGACCCATCTCTATGGCCAACTGGCTGACATCGAGGCGATCGTCGCGTTGTGTCAACCACGTGGCATCAAGGTCGTGGAAGACTGCGCACAGGCACACGGCGCGGAACGGAATGGCCACCGCGCCGGTAGCTTCGGCGATATTGCTTCCTTCAGTTTTTATCCCACCAAGAATCTGGGCGCCTTGGGCGATGGCGGCGCGATCGTGACAAACGATGACCAGTTGGCCGCCCGTGCCGCGCAACTCCGCCAGTACGGATGGACGGCCAAGTACACCAATACCCTGCGTGGGGGCCGCAACAGCCGCCTCGACGAATTGCAGGCCGCCATGCTGCGCCACATGCTTCCACTGCTAGACGGCTGGAACCAGCGTCGCCGGGATATCGCCAACCGCTACGCTCGGGGCCTGTCCAACCCGAAGATCGAAGTGGGCGGCATGGTGGGCGCCGAAAATGTGGCGCATCTATACGTCGTGCGTTCCGATGACCGCGAGCAGCTGCGTGCACACCTTCAGGCCGCCGGCGTGCAGACAGAAGTCCATTATCCATTGTGCGACCACCGTCAGCCCTGCCATGAGGGTGCATTTGATTCCGTGGTATTACCGAACACGGAAGCCGATGCGGCGCGCGTGACGACGCTGCCATGCTTCCCGGAGCTGACAGATGAAGAAGTCGATCGGGTTGTCGAAGCATGCAACCGGTTCTGA